TCGCGGTCGTCCATGCGTCGGTCATCCGTTCTCGGGCCGCGACGCCATGCCACGCCTTCGCCGGCATGGCCCCCCGGCCCATGAGTTCTGATCTGAGACATCAGGAATCGTCCGTACCCCGATGCACGCGCACGACCTTGTCCGACGACGTTCCGGAGGTCTCTCCGGTCGAACGGACCGCATCACGGCCGCCTGTGTCTGAACCGAGCCTAAGCGGTCACATCGGACATGTGCAGCGGCAGGAGTCCGTGAGCTTCATCACGGGGACGGTGTCCAGGTGTGCACGGACGCACCGTCGGTGTCGGAATCACGCTGCGAGACAGCGGTTTTTGATCCGAATTGGGTGTTCGGCCTTGCGGTCAAGGGTGTTTCGTTGCGTTCATGTAAAGAACTCATGACGAGCGGTTGCCGCACAGGGGTGGCATCGGAGGGAATGCGCGGTCAGGCCGGGTTGCGCCGAAATGCATTGCCAGGCAGCACGGTATGCCGGGACAGGTCACATTGCGGCACTCGGGGAGCTCACCTACCGTGGGGCCGAGCAGGGCGCCGGGAGCGGGCCCGTTCGAAGTCGACCACACGCATCGGGGGTGCCATGTCCACGACCGTCCCGGCCATCGAGGCCCACGGTCTGACCAAGCAGTACGGCGGGACGCGTGCGGTCGACGCCGTCGACCTCCACGTACCCGCGGGCGGGGTGTTCGCCCTGCTCGGAACCAACGGTGCGGGCAAGACCACCACCGTGCGCATGCTCGCGACCTTGCTGCGCCCGGATGCCGGGGGCGCCCGGATCTTCGGGCACGACGTCGTCGCGGAGGCGACGGCGGTTCGATCGCTGATCGGGGTCACGGGGCAATATGCCTCGGTCGACGAGGATCTCACCGCTCGCGAGAACCTGATGATCTTCGGTCGCCTGATCGGGTCGTCGCGCCGCCGCGCCCGGATCCGTGCCGACGAACTGCTCGAGGAATTCGGGCTGGGGGCGGTCGCCACCCGCCGGGTGGGGCACTTCTCCGGCGGGATGCGCCGGCGCCTCGATCTCGCGGCTTCGCTGATCACCCGGCCTCGCTTGCTGTTCCTCGACGAGCCGACCACCGGACTCGACCCGCGGACGCGGGCGCAGATGTGGCAGACGGTTCGTGAGATGGTGTCGCGCGGTTCGACCGTATTGCTGACCACCCAATATCTCGACGAGGCCGATGAACTCGCCGATCACATCGCGGTCATGGATCGCGGCCGAGTGGTCGCCGACGGGACCGCCGACGAATTGAAAGCCGGAGTCGGCGACATGAGTGTGAAACTCGAATTGGCCGATGCGGACGATCTGATCGCCGCGGCAGAGGTGTGCGCGCCGTTCACCGCGAACGGCGAGGCAACGATCGCGCGCGGCGAGGGCATCCTCGTACTGCCCATGTCCGACATCGACCCCCTCGCCGACATCCTCGGTGCGCTCCGCGCGCGCGGGCTCGGGCTGACCTCGGTCAACGTCGTGCGCCCGACCCTCGACGAGGTGTTCTTCGCGCTGACCGACGGGGGCGACCCCACGCGATCGGCACCGATGGCGGCACAGGCGGATTCGGCGGGAGCCCGCGCATGACCACCGGTTCCCTGCAGCCGAGCGCACTCGCCGCCGGCGACGCCCCGGCCGAATCCCACGACCGGGTTCGGCCGACCGCCGCGGTGATGCAGTCACTCACCATGACCCATCGTGGCCTGCTGAAGATCAAACACAACCCGCAGCAGCTGTTCGACGTCATCGTGCTTCCCATCGTGTTCACGGTCATGTTCTCCTCGATCTTCGGCGGCGCGATCGCCGGGAACGTGGTGGGCTACCTGCCGCTGCTCATTCCCGGCGTACTGGTCCAGGTGTGTGTCGCGGCGTCGGTGGTCACCGGCGTCCAGCTGCGCGAGGACCTCGATCGCGGGGTGTTCGACCGGTTCAAGTCGCTGCCGATCGCGCGCATCGCGCCGCTGGCCGGCGCACTGGTGGCCAACACGTTGCGGTATGTGGTGGCCTCGGCCATCACGGTCTGCGTCGGGGTGATCATGGGGTACCGGCCGGCGAGCCCCGTGGGGGTCGCGGTCGCCTGCGTCCTGATCGTGGTGGTGGCATTCTCGCTGAGCTGGATCTTCGCGCTGCTCGGCGTCCTGCTCGACAAGGCGTCGACCGTCCAGGGCGTCTCGATGCTCGTGCTGATGCCGATCACCTTCGTGTCGAACGCCCTCGTCCCGATCGACACCATGCCCGGGTGGATGCAGGCCTGTGCGTCGGCGAATCCGGTCTCCCATCTCGTCACGGCGGCGCGCGGACTGGCCGCGGGCGAGGACGTGGGAACCGACATCGCCTACACGCTCGTGGGCGCGGCGGCGGTCCTCGCCGTCGTGGTGCCGGTGACCCTGCGGACCTACATGCGGCGGACCTGAGTGTCCGCACCGAACCGATCAGCGCAAGGAGTAGCCATCATGGGCACGCCGCTCACCTTCTCGGTGGTCGTCCCGGTCTTCGACGAGGAGGACACGATCGGCGACTGCCTGACCCGCCTGGCCGCACAGTTCGACCAGATCACCGAGATCGTGGTGGTGGACAACAACTCGACCGACGGCGGCCGGGCGGTGATCGATGCCTGGTGTTCGGCTGATCCCCGTGTCCGGGTGATCGACGAAGTACGACAGGGGTTGGTCTACGCGCGCAACACCGGACTCGACGCCGCGACCGGTGATCTCATCGCCCGCATCGACGCCGACACCCGGGTGCCGCCGGACTGGGCGCGGACGATCGTGGAGTTCTTCACCGCGGATGTCCGCGGTGACTGGGCGGCCCTGTGCGGGCGAGGGGAGGCCTACGACGTGCCGCTCGCCGGCAGGTTGGACCGGTGGAAGACCCGGCTGCACCCGCTGAACAGGTTGCGGGGCGAGCAGTCCGTGTCCGAGGTGCCTGTCCTGTACGGCTCGAACATGGTGCTGCGCCGTGCGACCTGGGTGCGGATCCGGGACCGTGTCAGCATGCGCCGCAACATCTTCGAAGACGTCGATATGGGACTGTGTGTCGGTGACGCCGGGGGTCGGAAC
The genomic region above belongs to Gordonia hongkongensis and contains:
- a CDS encoding ATP-binding cassette domain-containing protein; this translates as MSTTVPAIEAHGLTKQYGGTRAVDAVDLHVPAGGVFALLGTNGAGKTTTVRMLATLLRPDAGGARIFGHDVVAEATAVRSLIGVTGQYASVDEDLTARENLMIFGRLIGSSRRRARIRADELLEEFGLGAVATRRVGHFSGGMRRRLDLAASLITRPRLLFLDEPTTGLDPRTRAQMWQTVREMVSRGSTVLLTTQYLDEADELADHIAVMDRGRVVADGTADELKAGVGDMSVKLELADADDLIAAAEVCAPFTANGEATIARGEGILVLPMSDIDPLADILGALRARGLGLTSVNVVRPTLDEVFFALTDGGDPTRSAPMAAQADSAGARA
- a CDS encoding ABC transporter permease translates to MTTGSLQPSALAAGDAPAESHDRVRPTAAVMQSLTMTHRGLLKIKHNPQQLFDVIVLPIVFTVMFSSIFGGAIAGNVVGYLPLLIPGVLVQVCVAASVVTGVQLREDLDRGVFDRFKSLPIARIAPLAGALVANTLRYVVASAITVCVGVIMGYRPASPVGVAVACVLIVVVAFSLSWIFALLGVLLDKASTVQGVSMLVLMPITFVSNALVPIDTMPGWMQACASANPVSHLVTAARGLAAGEDVGTDIAYTLVGAAAVLAVVVPVTLRTYMRRT
- a CDS encoding glycosyltransferase family 2 protein, producing the protein MGTPLTFSVVVPVFDEEDTIGDCLTRLAAQFDQITEIVVVDNNSTDGGRAVIDAWCSADPRVRVIDEVRQGLVYARNTGLDAATGDLIARIDADTRVPPDWARTIVEFFTADVRGDWAALCGRGEAYDVPLAGRLDRWKTRLHPLNRLRGEQSVSEVPVLYGSNMVLRRATWVRIRDRVSMRRNIFEDVDMGLCVGDAGGRNAFLRSLTVGVSPRRMETGMVPFVRYMSFLPRTFLLHRRFGLAAGSAAVYVPAITVAHALRLVVLRSYDSRTGRVDPRNLLRGGGSDRVLP